CGACCATGGCAGCGGTGTTGCTATCTAAACTATTGAAAATGAATAGCTTAGAAGTAAAGACGCCTTTCTCTCCAGAAGCGAAGAAGGAAAGAAGTCGAGGTATTCCGCGCAGATTTTCAGGCTCCCCCCGGGGAGCCGAGGAGGAAGCATGAGGGGACTCTTTCGAAGCCTCGCCATCTTCACGATGGCGACCGGGCTCGCCGCGTCGATGTACGCGCAGGCGACGTCCGGAAACATTTACGGGTCGGTGAGTGACGAACAGGGGGGCAAGCTCCCCGGCGTCGCGGTGACCCTGTCGGGCTGCGGCGCGCCGCGGAGCACGACGACGGGAGCGCAGGGCGACTTCCGTTTCCTGAACCTCGCGCCGTGCACCTACGCGGTCAAGACGGAGCTCTCCGGC
This window of the Thermoanaerobaculia bacterium genome carries:
- a CDS encoding carboxypeptidase-like regulatory domain-containing protein; translation: MRGLFRSLAIFTMATGLAASMYAQATSGNIYGSVSDEQGGKLPGVAVTLSGCGAPRSTTTGAQGDFRFLNLAPCTYAVKTELSG